A region of the Chrysiogenia bacterium genome:
CGAGCTCGGTGTGCGCGATGTTCACGTCGCCGCACACGATGACGGGGCGTTTTAGCTGCAGAAGCTTTCGCGTGTAGCCGAGAAAATGGTCCATGTACTCATATTTCATCCCCTGCCGCTCTTCAGAGGAAGAACCCGAGGGGATGTAGGCCGAGACCACGGTGAGGTCGGGAAAATCCGCACGAAGAACCCGGCCCTCCTCATCGCCCCATTCGAGGCCCGTGCCCTCAACATATTTATCGACAGCCGGTTTCGAATAAACGGCCACGCCCGAGTAGCCTTTCTTCTTTGCGTTCACCCAGCGGCTGTTGTAGCCGGCCGGCGAGATCAATTCGTGATGGACCTGCTCGGGCCAGGCGCGCAGCTCCTGCAGGCACAGGTAGTCGGGCCGATGTTTATCCAGCCAGGCGGGAAAACCCTTGCGCTCGGCCGAGCGGATGCCGTTGAGATTGAGTGTGCAAACGCTGAAGGTATCGTCGATCTTCTTTTTGGCCATGAAACTCTCTCAAGCAAACAGGGGCGAGGCTCTGCCCCGCCCCTGCATCGGCTTTGCAGTTGTTTCTACTAGATGAAGAAGTCAGGCATCAGCGTCGCGCCGGGCTCATAGGCGTAGTGGTCGAGATCGGTGATCCCCTCGCTCTTGAGCACATCGTCGTCGATGAAGAAGTTGCCGTTA
Encoded here:
- the xth gene encoding exodeoxyribonuclease III; protein product: MAKKKIDDTFSVCTLNLNGIRSAERKGFPAWLDKHRPDYLCLQELRAWPEQVHHELISPAGYNSRWVNAKKKGYSGVAVYSKPAVDKYVEGTGLEWGDEEGRVLRADFPDLTVVSAYIPSGSSSEERQGMKYEYMDHFLGYTRKLLQLKRPVIVCGDVNIAHTELDIHNPKGNAKNSGFLPEEREWMTRLLKQGWVDVLRSLHPHEPGLYSWWSNRGRAREKDLGWRIDYVLTSPDLAARARHGWIDKKAGLSDHAPVIIEFEK